The sequence CCAGCAATACCGTCACAGTTTCGCGCAGTTTCATCGTGGACTACACCTTGGATTAAGCCGTATTTATTCGTTAACTCTGTAGGGACACACAATTCCCTTTTTTTAGGATTAAAACGCGTATCCGACATTTTTAACGGTTTAAAAATAGATTTATCGAAACTTGCTTGTAAATTGGTGTCCACAAAATCGATAATATAGCCTAAGATTAAATAATTTATACATGAATAAACCATTTTTTGATTTGGTGTATTTATCAAGTCTTTGCAATCCATGACACTCTTGTAGATTTGATCGCGATTCATTTCTGCGCGTCCGGTAACACTAGGAGCCATACCGCTTCGATGAAGCAGACAGTCTGTGATGGTAATATCGGGTTGTTTAAAGGCGTTGATATATTTTTGAATGGGTGCATCTAAGGAAAGGACACCTTGATCGCAAAGTTGAAGAATGCGTGTCGTAGTGAATAATTTTGTGATTGAAGCGATATCAAATTGATGTGTCGCTTCAAGCTTTGGTCCTTCAAATGTCGTGTGCCCATAAATTGTATCGGTCCAGGCTCTATTTTCATAGATGGATAAGGCGAGACCACTTACGTATCCATCATCAACCATCTTGTGTACTTGATCTAGAATTGAATCCATTATAATACCGCTTTTAGGATGTCGGATGGTGTTTTCAGTATATAGTCAATATCATCCATTCCTTCTGTTGAAATATGGCCCCAGCTTGCAAGCCCAAAGGCCATTCCTGCCGCTTTAGCAGCCTGGTAGTCAAAGATACTGTCTCCAATATATAATGCGCGTTTTGGCTCAATATCAAGCATTTTTGCGCAGACGAGAAGTGGTTCGGGATGTGGTTTATGATGCTCAGTATCTCCTGATAATACAACTGCTTTAAAATAGCCATCCATGCCATTTTCCACGACATCAATGTCATATTGCAAACGTCGTTTTGATGAAGCAACACCTTGTTTTACTTTGTCATCCAGTTCACGAATTACAGATTCAATTCCTTCAAATAATGTTGCGGGATGGGGGTATTCATTCACATATTGAACCCAACGGGGATAAACATCCGTAGAGATTCCTAATGCATTTAAAACACCATGTCCGTCATAACACGTTAAGTGCATTAACTCATCATATGTCATTTGAATTCCGAGTTCCTCTTCAACAATTTTCATTAATGGGTAAAGGTTCATGTCAAATGTGTTTACGACCGTCCCATCAAGATCGTAGATAACTGCGTCATAGTTCATAATCTTCCTCACTTTTAATTCTATTATACATGATTTAAGATACGGGTTCTTGGACAAATAATGAACGATTTGAAATCAAAAAGTAAGTAAATGTATCGAAAACGTGATTTTTGTTCATCAAAAGCGAAACAATATGAAAAATTAGGGAAAGGAGTGGGATGAATTCCCATTATTTGTAACGTATAATAAACTAGAAATGGAGTCGATACTTATGAAAAAACGAATTACACTATTATTATGTATTGTATTATTAACAGGTTGTGGTGCAAAGACAGAACCTGAAGAAGTGCTTGAGTCTAAAACACTTACAACAAAAGATGTGGAACTTCTAAAAAAACATGGCTTGGATGTTACTGAGAGTAATGAAGTTAAGGTTGATAAAGATGGTAATATGATCTTTACAGTTGATGAAAAGGAAGTTAAAGTTCCATTTACTTTACTCGATGATAAAGAAGCAGATAAAAAAATCAAAGAAACATTGAAGCAACAAATAGAGTTATCTGAAAAAGATACAGAAGCGAAAAAGAATTCAAAAAAAGACACCAAAAAAGATTCGAAAAAAGAATCGAAAGCAGACGATTCTAAAGAAACTAAAAAAGAAGAGAAAAAAGAAACTGCGAAGAAACAAGACAAACCTTCTGAGAAGAAGGAACCAACGGTGACTTATCGTGAAGCGAAAGACTATGAGTCGATTGCATTTTCAGAGGAATACCGCGAGGATGCATCAATGAATAAAGGCGAGAGTTATGTTCAGCGTGATGGAGAAAACGGTAAGAAAGAAATTGTCTATAGCGTAAAAGTTGTGGATGGTGTTGATACGGAATGGACTGTGAAAAGTTCTTCAATCGTTAAAAATCCTGTAAATAAAATTATTGTGAATGGAACTTATGAAGCAAGAGGATCAATCAGTGATGGTTATGCAACAGAGGTTTATAACCTTATAAATGCGAACCGTCGTGCTAAAGGATTAAGCAATCTAACATGGTCAAACAGTCTTTATAATTCAGCGCAAATAAGAGCAAAAGAGATTTCAGTTCTATTTGAACACACACGTCCGAATGGACAATCGGTTTTATCAATGGCCAATGATATCAATGGTGAAAATATTGTATATGGTCGTATAGATATGGATTACTTAGTGAACTTATGGATGAATTCTCCAGGACATTATGGTAATATCATGAACGACCTTAATTACACTGCAACGGCAGTATATATTGAAGATGGTTATGCATACGCAGTACAATTATTTGGATACTAGTAAAAAAGCGTACTTCTCAATTTGAGAAATACGCTTTTATTTTGATCTAAGCTAAACGACCTGTTGCTTCAAGATAAATATTTGTAAAGTAGTTTACGGAAATAGGCGATATTAGAATACTGAAAGCATATTCTAAGAGGTTTCCTTGCGCGGTTCCGGGACCAAACATTGAATCCAGGAGTGTTCTTAATAAAAATTGAGCAAATACAATGGCAAGAGTGAAACCAAAAATGCGTAAACGGTAGCCTTTGCTGATTTCAAAGCATTTCTCAAAGAGATTATTATCTTCTGGGAAATCCACAATCACAAAGCTTAAAATTGAGAAGGCAATTGCAATCATAATACCAGGAACAACGAATAATATGAGTCCAAGTGTAATTGCAAGCCCAGAAAGTAGGTAAAACTTTAGGGCGCGTCCCCAGTCAACATAGGAAGCGACTTGTTTTACGAGGTCCCAATTCAGTTCCGCATCCTCAAGACGACTGAAGAAAACAACCATCTCGACAAGACCCTGGAGTAACATCGATATAATGCCAATAATAATCATGAGAAATGCTGAGATTAAGGGATCAACTCCAAAATCGAGGAATCCAAGCGCAAATGGAATTACGAGGACGACAATTGATATGATAATAATTTGTAAATAATTATGAAGTAGACTTTTCTTTGTCATAAGTTCTCCTTTATTTTTGTGCTTCAATATGGTTCATAAGTATCGTCGCGTCATTTTGATCGATGCGATAAACTTTTCGATCAACCACAAGCTTATCTTCAAAGACTGAGATTTTCATGTGCTTCTCGTCCTTAAATGTGAGTTCCATATTATAGGTTTCGTCAGGTTGTGATAACTGACGTGTAGAGCCTTTTAGTTCAATTGATTTTAAAAGAGTGATACTTTCGACAATACGATTTGTATCTTGCGTAGTGATTTCGATCTCTTTGTAGTTGTATATTATCGTCTCAACTTGAGTTGGGTCGATAGATTGGAGTTTTCCTTTAGACAAGTAATTGGGAAGACCCATCAGGACTAAAACACCGATACAAACAATAAAGACAATGATTCTTGAGTTTTTTTTCATGTTTCCCCCTTTATCTCAATTATAACGGATTTTAATAGCAAAATGTTGCGGTATCATATTTTGAACATTGGCATGTGTGTGGAGGTAAAATAAAAAACCACTGATAGGTGGTTTGAAATTTAATATGGTGGAGATGGCGAGAGTCGAACTCGCGTCCAAGAAGTGTTCCACATTCGAATGTCTACAGTTTAGTCTGTTTCTAAATAATCAAAGTTCAAGCTCCAGACAAACCTTCCTTTGATGTGCTCTAAAATTTTCGTGGCATACACCGAGCAGTGCTGGCCCTTATTCTTTGTGAGTGAGTTGATATCGTTTGCCCAAAGACCAAACGCCCGATATCAGGCTGCAGCGTTAAACGCTAATTAAGCAGCGAATTGTAAACTGTTGTTTCCAGTTAATTTTTTTTAGCTATTAGGTAGCAACTCCACTGCAATTCGAATCAAACGAAATCCTGTCGAAACCATGACATCCCCAGGACCACCATTATAACAATATTTCCGCAAAACTACAATAATTAGACGTTATCGTAGCTCTTTTTAAAAAATATCAGATGGTGTATTATAGATGGAGAAATAGAGGGACAGAAATCATGAATAGAGAAGTTTTAAGAGATAAAAAACGTATTGTTGTGAAAGTAGGGTCGTCATCCCTTACGCATAAAGAATCAGGAGATTTAAATTTTCGTAAACTCGAACAGCTTGTACGAGTTTTAGCGGATTTAAAGAGCCAAGGTAAAGAAGTTGTGCTTGTTTCTTCTGGAGCACAAGCTGTTGGTCGAAAGGCTCTAAATCTATCTCAAATCCCCGATAAAATGGCTAAGAAACAAGCATTAGCGGCGATTGGTCAAGCCAAATTAATGATGACATACCAGCGTTTATTTGCGGAGTATAATCAAATTGTTGCGCAAGTCTTACTTACAAAACATACAATGTTTAAAGAAGAAAGTCGTAATAATGCGAAGAATACCTTCCATGAACTACTGGAAATGGGCGTTATTCCGATTGTGAATGAGAATGATACCGTTGCAACTCACGAAATTGAGTTTGGAGATAATGACCACCTCAGTGCGTTTGTACTTGCGATGATTGATGCAGACTTACTCATTATTCTTTCGGATATTGATGGGTTTTACACGGATGATCCCTCACAAAATGAAGATGCACGACTCATCGAATATGTGGAGAAAATTGATGAACGTCATTTTAAAATGGGAAAAGAAACAAGCTCATCTGCAGTTGGTACGGGTGGTATGAGTGCCAAGATTGATGCAGGTCGCATTGTGACCAGTTCAGGAGCGGATATGGTCTTGGCGAACGGGAAAGATGTGAACATTCTTCATCAAATTCTTGATGGAGAAGTAGTTGGAACTTATTTTAAAGCAAATAAATCAGAATCGTTTGATTTAGAAGCTTATTTGTAGGAGGAACGATGAAAGACATTGGAATAAATGCGAAAGAAGCATCGCGCTCACTTGCATTATTAACACAAGAACAGAAAAATGATGCCCTTGGTCGTATTGGTGAGGACTTATTACGTAATGCATCCCAAATTATCGAAGCGAATCAATTGGATTTGGAAGCGGCAGATCAAAATGGAATTACTGGCGCATTGCGTGATCGCTTAGTTTTAAATCAAGCACGCATCGAAGCGATGGTACAAGGACTAAATGAACTTACGCTGTTAAAAGATCCAGTGGGTGAAGTTTTAGAGGTTTTAGAACCTGACAATGGATTGTACATTGAAAAAGTATCCGTACCACTGGGTGTTATTGGGATTATTTATGAATCAAGACCCAATGTAACGGTCGATGCTTTTGGTCTATGTTTTAAAAGTGGCAATGCGGTTGTA is a genomic window of Erysipelothrix amsterdamensis containing:
- a CDS encoding HAD family hydrolase, whose translation is MNYDAVIYDLDGTVVNTFDMNLYPLMKIVEEELGIQMTYDELMHLTCYDGHGVLNALGISTDVYPRWVQYVNEYPHPATLFEGIESVIRELDDKVKQGVASSKRRLQYDIDVVENGMDGYFKAVVLSGDTEHHKPHPEPLLVCAKMLDIEPKRALYIGDSIFDYQAAKAAGMAFGLASWGHISTEGMDDIDYILKTPSDILKAVL
- a CDS encoding serine hydrolase domain-containing protein — translated: MDSILDQVHKMVDDGYVSGLALSIYENRAWTDTIYGHTTFEGPKLEATHQFDIASITKLFTTTRILQLCDQGVLSLDAPIQKYINAFKQPDITITDCLLHRSGMAPSVTGRAEMNRDQIYKSVMDCKDLINTPNQKMVYSCINYLILGYIIDFVDTNLQASFDKSIFKPLKMSDTRFNPKKRELCVPTELTNKYGLIQGVVHDETARNCDGIAGNAGIFSTLPDLKRFMEAMLTSDPQLLSPKHYQLIRNTHIDSRSYGWNRYVYNGMDACYHTGFTGPVVLFHNERAMILLAHRVHPSREDHGYLKHRDALIQSFLHKKKK
- the proB gene encoding glutamate 5-kinase — protein: MNREVLRDKKRIVVKVGSSSLTHKESGDLNFRKLEQLVRVLADLKSQGKEVVLVSSGAQAVGRKALNLSQIPDKMAKKQALAAIGQAKLMMTYQRLFAEYNQIVAQVLLTKHTMFKEESRNNAKNTFHELLEMGVIPIVNENDTVATHEIEFGDNDHLSAFVLAMIDADLLIILSDIDGFYTDDPSQNEDARLIEYVEKIDERHFKMGKETSSSAVGTGGMSAKIDAGRIVTSSGADMVLANGKDVNILHQILDGEVVGTYFKANKSESFDLEAYL
- a CDS encoding G5 domain-containing protein; amino-acid sequence: MKKRITLLLCIVLLTGCGAKTEPEEVLESKTLTTKDVELLKKHGLDVTESNEVKVDKDGNMIFTVDEKEVKVPFTLLDDKEADKKIKETLKQQIELSEKDTEAKKNSKKDTKKDSKKESKADDSKETKKEEKKETAKKQDKPSEKKEPTVTYREAKDYESIAFSEEYREDASMNKGESYVQRDGENGKKEIVYSVKVVDGVDTEWTVKSSSIVKNPVNKIIVNGTYEARGSISDGYATEVYNLINANRRAKGLSNLTWSNSLYNSAQIRAKEISVLFEHTRPNGQSVLSMANDINGENIVYGRIDMDYLVNLWMNSPGHYGNIMNDLNYTATAVYIEDGYAYAVQLFGY